The following proteins are co-located in the Schistocerca nitens isolate TAMUIC-IGC-003100 chromosome 2, iqSchNite1.1, whole genome shotgun sequence genome:
- the LOC126235789 gene encoding tribbles homolog 2 — protein MQVENTPTFNLPISRLKDQEEAAPQDQQQQQQQQLQQQNAVSDADCDLLKPDAQAPPPVAQGGLCPNLPVVPPPVSPSSRQFPPVSLVADKYLMLEQVEGSTLCRCINVHTQEELVCKVVGREAGGLLAAHHRLDEHPHVNRTREVVLGPSFLYLVFPKAHGDLHSYVRTRKRLREHEARQLFLQIAETVRACHEEGIVLRDLKLRKFVFADAARSHLKLETLEDAVVLDDPDDDLLQDKRGCPAYVSPEILRSHAQYSGRAADMWSLGVILYTMLVGRYPFNDSEHASLFAKISRGHFVIPDHLSSRAKCLIRSLLRREPSERLSAEDVLLHPWLANEEQLESSSRLDQVVPVFKAK, from the exons ATGCAAGTGGAAAATACTCCCACCTTTAACCTGCCTATTTCAAGGCTGAAAGATCAGGAAGAGGCTGCTCCGCaagaccagcagcagcaacagcaacaacagttgcagcaacaGAATGCCGTCAGTGACGCGGACTGTGATTTGCTCAAGCCTGATGCACAGGCGCCTCCGCCGGTGGCCCAGGGTGGCTTGTGCCCGAACCTCCCCGTTGTTCCTCCACCTGTGTCACCATCTTCGAGACAGTTCCCACCAGTTTCTCTCGTCGCCGATAAGTACCTGATGCTGGAGCAAGTTGAAGGCAGCACGCTATGTCGGTGTATTAACGTCCATACGCAAGAGGAACTCGTGTGTAAG GTGGTGGGACGAGAGGCGGGCGGCCTGCTGGCAGCGCACCATCGACTGGACGAGCACCCGCACGTGAACCGGACGCGGGAGGTCGTGCTGGGCCCCAGCTTCCTGTACCTGGTGTTCCCGAAGGCGCACGGGGACCTGCACTCGTACGTGCGCACGCGCAAGCGCCTCCGCGAACACGAGGCGCGACAGCTGTTCCTTCAGATCGCCGAGACGGTGCGCGCCTGTCACGAGGAGGGCATCGTGCTACGAGATCTCAAGCTGCGCAAATTCGTCTTCGCTGACGCCGCCAG atcgcATCTGAAGCTGGAGACTTTGGAAGACGCTGTTGTTTTGGATGATCCGGATGACGATTTGCTACAGGATAAGCGAGGTTGTCCGGCGTACGTCAGCCCAGAGATTCTACGCAGTCACGCACAGTATTCGGGTCGGGCAGCTGATATGTGGAGTCTCGGTGTAATACTGTACACTATGCTAGTTGGAAG GTATCCATTCAATGATAGTGAACACGCCAGTCTATTTGCTAAAATAAGCAGGGGCCATTTCGTCATTCCTGATCACCTATCATCTCGGGCAAAGTGCTTAATTAGGAGCCTGCTTCGTCGAGAACCCAGTGAAAGGCTGTCTGCTGAGGATGTGCTGCTACACCCGTGGCTCGCAAATGAAGAACAGTTGGAAAGCTCTTCGCGGCTCGATCAAGTAGTTCCAGTATTCAAAGCAAAGTGA